aatacataggattatgaaggaaatcaattatattgaaatattattattagaatattaaaaaacaaaacaaggtcatggaccccaagttaagaaactTATTCTGTTTCCTCACCATCCAACCCCTTTCTCAATAATATATTgtgatctggcttctgacctcaccacAACTGGTAttgctgtctccaaagttactaacaatttcttcatctgatggtcttttctcagtcttggGCCTTGCCTTCTGTAGTTCTGTGCATCAATGACCACTTTTTCCTCTTGGACATTTCCTCTTCCCTTGGCTTTTATGACAtagctctctcctgattctctccCCACCTTTGTGACCAtaccttagtctcctttgctggatcataatACATCATCTGCCACCTAAGTACAGTTGATTCCCAGGGTTCCTTCCTGGGTTCTCctctattcttccttctctctctctctccttctctctctcccctccctctctcctctccccctctcccccttccctcttgtctctctctcatcttttcagtttttattGTCCAAGTGTCTTTAAGCAGATGATTGcaatatctatatatccagtcccaATTTCTGTTCTTTCATCTCCAATTCTTTATTATCAACCCTTTCCTGGATATCTCAtaggcatctgaaactcaacatgttctCCACCTCTAGACCTATTTTATACTCCAAattgaatttatttcctttcatgctAAGCCCATCCCTTGCAAacctccttatttctgttgagggcactaccAGCTCTGCAAtcacccaggtttgtaacctcagagaaagaggagacaaaaagGAAGAGGGCAGGGACAGAGGAGAAGAAGGACATGGGAATGACAAAGGAGGGacaataagagaaggaagatggagaaaagtcggaagaaggggcaggaggcagtgaaggagggaagaaggggaaggggagaagaaagaggaagaaggagagaaagggaatgagaaggggaagagggggaaggaaggagagaaagggaatgaagtggaggaatgggaagagaggaagggaaggagaaagaggagagaaagaatgagaagaggaagggaaggagaaagaagaaggggaatgaagaggaggatgaaagggaggggaagagaaagtgaagaagagaaagggaatggggaggagggggaagaggaaagaggagagaaagggaatgaggaggaaggggaggagaaagaggaagaggaggagaagaaggaggaaggggaggagaaagaggcaggGCAGGATGCAAAGGAGGCAGTGGTAGGGATGGTGCTGGTGGCATCTTGGGAATGACAAGAGCTGGCGGCCCCAGCATGAGGGAAGGAGCACGTTGGCACCCTTGTCTTCTAAGCAGCCCAGCTCCTACGGCGTAAACCAAAGCTCAGACCGTGCTCCAGATTGCCACGGCCTCCGCCCCTTCGccttctccctttctgtctccccctccccgcctcccttCTGGTCTGTCCACGCCGGGAGATCGGGTGCCGAAAGAAGcctggggcaggaggaggaggcggaacttcagcaccagcaccagcatcagcaccagcaccagcGCAGCCGCGGAGAGGGCGAAGGCGCGAGAGCCCGAGCTAGAGCCCGAGCTAGCGATCCCGGCGAGGGCGGGGCTCGGACTGAGCGAAACCACTTCCCGGGCGTGGCGTGTGAGGTGAAAAAGCAGCCGCCCCGTCGCTGGTCCACTTAGGAGCCCGTAGGCGCGTAAGAGAGCAACATGTCAGCGCCGGCGGCCAAAGTCAGCAAAAAGGAGCTCACCACCAACCAAGACGAAGCCCTTGAGATCTCGGAAAAAGAACTACAAGAAGCAATTGAACGAATCGATGAAGTGCAGAATGAAATAGACAAACTGAATGAGCAAGCCAGTGCGGAAATTTTGAAAGTGGAGCAGAACTATAACCAGCTCCGCCAGCCTTTCTTCCAGAAGAGGTCAGAGTGGATCGCCAAAATACCGGACTTCTGGATGACCACCCTTGTCAGCCATCCGCAGATGTCCTCGCTGCTtggggaggaagatgaggaggccCTGCATCACTTGACCAGGATTGAAGTGATAGAATTTGAAGACGTGAAATCGGGTTACagaatagatttttattttgatgAAAACCCTTACTTTGAAAATAAAGTGATCTCCAAAGAGTTTCACCTTGATGAAACTGGGGATCTGGCTTCAAAGTCAACTGAAATCCACTGGAAATCTGGGAAAAACTTGACCACACGACCGAATCAGATCCAGACTAAAGGTAGCGGCAAAAGGTTTCGCGAGGAACAAGACAGCTTTTTCACTTGGTTCTCAGACCATACCGATGCTGGGGCAGATGAGTTAGGGGAGGTCATCAAAGATGATATCTGGTTAAATCCCTTACAGTACTACCTGGTATCTGATACTGATAATGAAGacggggaaggagaaggagatgaggaagaagggttGGAGGAGAGTGTTGGTGATGAAGAGGaaagtgaagaagaggaagataatggGGAAGGTGGTGTTGAGGGAGAAATTGGAGGGGAGAATACAGGCAAAAATGACTAATAGAACGTTGATGGATTCCAAAACtccttttagctttaaaaaagTCTCCAGTCCTTGGGTGCAAGTGTCAGTCTATTTTTATTTCGTGCTCAGTCACCTTGTTCTCTTCAGggttctttctttcctcatattttcttgtttttggggggagagggaatacCTTGAGCAGAATACAGTGGGACAAGATTCTCCACCATTGTCTCTTCCAAATTCATGTTTACCCTTCTCTGTCCCAAAACAAACTATTTACGGATTCATAGGATTTTCATATTCATAAGTTCATAGATTTCATATTCATAAGTTCATAGATTTCAGATTCATAGATgtaaaagctggaagggaccatagagaccaTTCTAGTCTAATTTGGtgttacatatggggaaactgaggttcagtggtgttcattgatttgcccaaggatacACAGGTATTGTCAGAGGCTGTACTTGAACTGGGGTGctttgattccagagccagtgtccTTTCCAGAATCACAcatctagggtttttttttggagggggggaagaaactTCTGTGCTCTCATGTGGCAGGAAGGTAATGGGTATTAGACTCCCGTGTAGTAATACATAGAATTATAGTCCC
This region of Trichosurus vulpecula isolate mTriVul1 chromosome 3, mTriVul1.pri, whole genome shotgun sequence genomic DNA includes:
- the LOC118844023 gene encoding protein SET-like, which translates into the protein MSAPAAKVSKKELTTNQDEALEISEKELQEAIERIDEVQNEIDKLNEQASAEILKVEQNYNQLRQPFFQKRSEWIAKIPDFWMTTLVSHPQMSSLLGEEDEEALHHLTRIEVIEFEDVKSGYRIDFYFDENPYFENKVISKEFHLDETGDLASKSTEIHWKSGKNLTTRPNQIQTKGSGKRFREEQDSFFTWFSDHTDAGADELGEVIKDDIWLNPLQYYLVSDTDNEDGEGEGDEEEGLEESVGDEEESEEEEDNGEGGVEGEIGGENTGKND